From the Quercus lobata isolate SW786 chromosome 6, ValleyOak3.0 Primary Assembly, whole genome shotgun sequence genome, one window contains:
- the LOC115993628 gene encoding zinc finger A20 and AN1 domain-containing stress-associated protein 6-like — protein MEQESQKRKLDEMGREPSNAPIMCANNCGFFGSVSTNNLCSKCYKQFLLSENVVVEKKVCEEQNVKDKAEVVVKVVDEEMNDDGDNIIDKSLVEEEGASSVVEGKRPTNPTNRCNFCKKRIGLMGFKCRCDLMFCSMHRYSDKHNCGFDYKGEAQDAIARANPVVKADKVEKI, from the coding sequence ATGGAGCAAGAATCACAAAAGAGGAAGCTTGATGAGATGGGCCGCGAGCCCTCGAACGCGCCGATTATGTGTGCTAATAATTGTGGATTTTTTGGAAGTGTAAGTACTAACAATCTTTGCTCCAAATGCTACAAACAGTTCTTGCTAAGTGAAAATGTAGTTGTAGAGAAAAAAGTGTGTGAGGAACAGAATGTGAAAGATAAGGCTGAGGTTGTTGTTAAAGTGGTTGATGAGGAAATGAATGATGATGGTGATAATATTATTGATAAGAGTCTAGTTGAGGAGGAAGGGGCTTCTTCGGTGGTGGAGGGGAAGCGGCCTACGAATCCCACAAATCGTTGCAACTTCTGTAAGAAGCGCATTGGGCTGATGGGGTTCAAGTGTAGGTGTGATTTGATGTTTTGCTCGATGCATCGCTATTCGGATAAGCACAATTGCGGGTTCGATTACAAGGGCGAGGCACAGGACGCGATTGCAAGGGCTAATCCTGTGGTGAAGGCTGACAAGGTTGAGAAGATATGA